A genome region from Streptomyces antimycoticus includes the following:
- a CDS encoding IS110 family transposase → MRLPLGIDVACRASHRATCTDATGEIHFSGRRFTTIPTDLERLWGSLPTTDAVVVIMEPTRNAWVPLAAWFQCHGAKVVLAPPEQSADLRDYYSKHAKNDRLDSRVLARLPLLHPERLRELSD, encoded by the coding sequence TTGAGACTGCCTCTGGGCATCGACGTGGCCTGCCGGGCCTCACACCGGGCCACCTGCACCGACGCCACCGGAGAGATCCACTTCTCCGGCCGACGCTTCACCACCATACCCACAGACCTGGAACGGTTATGGGGCAGTCTGCCCACCACCGACGCCGTCGTCGTCATCATGGAACCGACCCGCAACGCGTGGGTCCCGCTCGCCGCGTGGTTCCAGTGCCACGGTGCCAAGGTGGTCCTAGCGCCGCCAGAGCAGTCCGCTGACCTGCGCGACTACTACTCCAAGCACGCCAAGAACGACCGGCTCGACTCCCGGGTCCTGGCCCGGCTGCCGCTACTGCACCCCGAAAGGCTGCGGGAACTGTCGGACTGA